The Engraulis encrasicolus isolate BLACKSEA-1 chromosome 22, IST_EnEncr_1.0, whole genome shotgun sequence genome includes a region encoding these proteins:
- the aktip gene encoding AKT-interacting protein isoform X1 yields the protein MNPFWSMSANTGRKRSDGEEQGGQGEHRASPARPPFGGKKQLPSIPKNTAPVTKPPSPATAAQSANGTHASYGPFYLEYSLLAEFTLVIKQKLPGIYVQPSYRSALMWFGVIFIRHGLYQDGVFKFTVYIPDNYPDGECPRVVFDIPVFHPLVDPVSGELDVRRAFTKWRRNHNHIWQVLMYARTVFYKINTMEPLNPEAAVLYDKDVQLFKSKVVDSVKLCNSHLFDQPKIDDPYAISFSPWNPTVHEEAKERMFTHKRRPEDHHKGLQVTGLSWVKPGSTQPFSKEDSSLQT from the exons CACAGAGCCAGCCCAGCACGGCCCCCGTTTGGTGGCAAGAAGCAGCTGCCCTCCATCCCCAAGAACACAGCACCCGTCACCAAGCCCCCATCCCCGGCCACGGCCGCACAGTCAGCCAATGGCACGCACGCCTCCTACGGCCCCTTCTACCTGGAGTACTCGTTACTCGCCGAGTT CACGCTTGTGATCAAGCAGAAGCTCCCAGGCATTTATGTCCAGCCTTCCTACAGATCTGCCTTGA TGTGGTTTGGAGTCATATTTATCCGACATGGATTGTATCAAGATGGCGTGTTTAAATTCACCGTCTACATCCCAGATAACTATCCTGATGGAGAATGCCCT AGGGTGGTGTTTGATATTCCAGTCTTCCATCCACTAGTTGATCCTGTATCAGGGGAGCTTGATGTTCGAAGAGCTTTCACGAAATGGAG GCGCAATCACAACCACATTTGGCAGGTCCTGATGTATGCGCGCACAGTCTTCTATAAGATCAACACCATGGAGCCTCTGAACCCGGAGGCCGCAGTCCT ATATGACAAGGATGTGCAGCTCTTCAAAAGCAAGGTGGTTGACAGCGTGAAGCTATGCAACAGCCACCTGTTTGACCAGCCCAAGATCGACGACCCTTACGCAATAAG TTTCTCGCCATGGAACCCAACGGTCCACGAGGAAGCGAAGGAGCGAATGTTCACACACAAA AGACGGCCTGAGGATCACCACAAAGGTCTCCAGGTGACCGGACTGTCGTGGGTGAAGCCTGGATCCACACAGCCCTTCAGCAAGGAGGACAGCAGTCTTCAGACCTAG
- the aktip gene encoding AKT-interacting protein isoform X2, whose translation MNPFWSMSANTGRKRSDGEEQGGQGEHRASPARPPFGGKKQLPSIPKNTAPVTKPPSPATAAQSANGTHASYGPFYLEYSLLAEFTLVIKQKLPGIYVQPSYRSALMWFGVIFIRHGLYQDGVFKFTVYIPDNYPDGECPRVVFDIPVFHPLVDPVSGELDVRRAFTKWRRNHNHIWQVLMYARTVFYKINTMEPLNPEAAVLYDKDVQLFKSKVVDSVKLCNSHLFDQPKIDDPYAISFSPWNPTVHEEAKERMFTHKVSAHDAPPRQKKTA comes from the exons CACAGAGCCAGCCCAGCACGGCCCCCGTTTGGTGGCAAGAAGCAGCTGCCCTCCATCCCCAAGAACACAGCACCCGTCACCAAGCCCCCATCCCCGGCCACGGCCGCACAGTCAGCCAATGGCACGCACGCCTCCTACGGCCCCTTCTACCTGGAGTACTCGTTACTCGCCGAGTT CACGCTTGTGATCAAGCAGAAGCTCCCAGGCATTTATGTCCAGCCTTCCTACAGATCTGCCTTGA TGTGGTTTGGAGTCATATTTATCCGACATGGATTGTATCAAGATGGCGTGTTTAAATTCACCGTCTACATCCCAGATAACTATCCTGATGGAGAATGCCCT AGGGTGGTGTTTGATATTCCAGTCTTCCATCCACTAGTTGATCCTGTATCAGGGGAGCTTGATGTTCGAAGAGCTTTCACGAAATGGAG GCGCAATCACAACCACATTTGGCAGGTCCTGATGTATGCGCGCACAGTCTTCTATAAGATCAACACCATGGAGCCTCTGAACCCGGAGGCCGCAGTCCT ATATGACAAGGATGTGCAGCTCTTCAAAAGCAAGGTGGTTGACAGCGTGAAGCTATGCAACAGCCACCTGTTTGACCAGCCCAAGATCGACGACCCTTACGCAATAAG TTTCTCGCCATGGAACCCAACGGTCCACGAGGAAGCGAAGGAGCGAATGTTCACACACAAAGTGAGTGCCCATGACGCACCGCCCCGCcagaaaa AGACGGCCTGA